From Microplitis mediator isolate UGA2020A chromosome 11, iyMicMedi2.1, whole genome shotgun sequence, one genomic window encodes:
- the LOC130677535 gene encoding carboxypeptidase N subunit 2-like isoform X1, producing the protein MAACSNPFPALPIALIITSISITTIKTSSDLCPVICKCEDEFLRASCVYASLEVVPIQLNPEIHHLDLSTNRIATLNLGFGFYDNLESLDLSYNTLHTLGSNNFLLQTHLVMLNISNNNIRTVGRNSLKGLDSLKILDLNNNNISEMDSAAFRHTSELEDLNLNGNSLTSLPNDLFRNLHRIRILKLSQNSLLEVPKSNLHLVPSLEDLELSENLIQEISHDSLPTLRSLVSLNLANNVIRTIKNEAFQRLPALLYLNLQGNNLTYVPTPALSHLSVLSYLILSRNPLEQLDNLAFRNLFELKTIDLRECTIAHVKSRAFDDNVNLEKIFLDRNHDLQRLPPRILHSARYLTTVSLRHCNLSNLEPTHFPVHGLNLLQIGGNPLICNCSLHWLWNVMHDIEERNASTLIIDRGEIICADEEFNGKLLMTLSESSLHCRLSPLYLSLSVTGCLIVTAIIIIVIGYITRVKRRKRLFDSPSRPEILVYVEPTEDVTKCIPMYPSLQIDQNCVPILSSDSLHTLNGNQKRYNNTSHNALHYDERMDHNITNFTVDDFSNRSMNNSCLYGKCNKENIYGATDVTNLQNEPDVYNNSVYRMENSNNKISKARCAKDSNISDYDCVNDCEFYPPSMARSAKKPHVVFV; encoded by the coding sequence ATGGCGGCTTGCTCAAATCCATTTCCGGCGTTGCCGATAGCATTAATAATAACTTCCATTTCAATAACAACCATTAAAACAAGCAGTGATCTATGTCCCGTGATCTGTAAATGTGAAGATGAATTCCTACGTGCATCATGTGTTTATGCAAGTTTAGAAGTTGTACCAATTCAGTTGAATCCAGAAATTCATCATTTGGATCTATCCACTAATCGAATTGCAACTCTCAACTTGGGATTTGGTTTTTATGACAATCTGGAAAGTCTAGATCTGTCTTACAATACTTTACATACTTTGGGATCGAATAACTTTTTACTGCAAACACACTTGGTGATGTTAAATATCAGCAACAATAATATAAGGACTGTTGGCAGAAATTCTCTAAAAGGGCtagattcattaaaaattctcgatctcaataataataatatctcaGAAATGGATTCTGCGGCATTCCGTCACACGAGTGAATTAGAAGATCTAAATCTTAACGGTAATTCACTGACGAGTTTGCCTAATGATCTCTTCAGAAATTTACACAGAATACGTATTCTCAAATTGAGTCAAAACTCACTTCTTGAAGTGCCGAAATCTAATCTTCATCTAGTACCGAGCCTGGAGGATTTAGAACTATCAGAGaatttgattcaagaaatttcacATGATTCTTTGCCAACACTACGTTCACTCGTTTCACTTAACTTAGCCAATAATGTAATACGAACTATTAAGAACGAAGCATTTCAACGTTTACCAGCACTTCTATATCTCAATTTACAAGGAAATAATCTTACTTATGTACCAACACCCGCTCTATCACATTTAAGTGTCTTGTCATATTTGATTCTATCACGTAATCCACTTGAACAGTTAGACAACTTAGCATTCCGCAATCTATTCGAATTAAAAACCATAGACTTACGGGAATGTACAATTGCGCATGTTAAATCCCGTGCATTTGATGACAATGTCAatcttgagaaaatttttcttgatagAAATCATGATCTCCAACGTCTGCCACCTCGAATTTTACATTCAGCAAGATATTTAACAACTGTCTCACTACGTCATTGCAATCTTTCTAACCTTGAACCAACACACTTTCCAGTTCATGGTTTAAATCTTCTACAAATAGGTGGCAATCCGTTGATCTGCAATTGTTCACTACATTGGCTCTGGAATGTCATGCATGATATAGAGGAGCGTAATGCATCAACACTGATCATAGATCGCGGTGAAATAATTTGTGCGGACGAGGAATTCAATGGTAAATTGTTGATGACTTTATCGGAAAGTTCGTTGCATTGTCGATTAAGTccattatatttatcattgtcTGTCACAGGATGTTTAATAGTTActgcaattattattatagttattGGCTATATAACACGTGTCAAACGCCGTAAAAGACTATTTGATAGCCCAAGTCGTCCGGAGATATTGGTTTACGTTGAACCAACTGAAGATGTGACTAAATGTATTCCCATGTATCCATCACTGCAGATTGATCAGAATTGTGTGCCGATTTTATCAAGTGATAGTCTTCATACTCTCAATGGAAATCAAAAGAGATATAATAACACGTCCCATAATGCTCTACATTATGATGAGCGTATGGATCATAATATCACTAATTTTACAGTTGATGATTTTTCTAATAGATCAATGAAcaattcatgtttgtatggaaaatgtaataaagaaaatatttatggaGCGACTGACGTTACCAATCTACAAAATGAGCCCGACGTATATAATAATAGTGTTTACCGAatggaaaattcaaacaataaaatttctaaagcCAGGTGTGCTAAAGATAGTAATATAAGTGATTATGATTGCGTTAATGATTGTGAATTTTATCCACCATCTATGGCGAGATCAGCTAAAAAACCTCATGTTGTATTTGTCtaa
- the LOC130677535 gene encoding carboxypeptidase N subunit 2-like isoform X2 — translation MAACSNPFPALPIALIITSISITTIKTSSDLCPVICKCEDEFLRASCVYASLEVVPIQLNPEIHHLDLSTNRIATLNLGFGFYDNLESLDLSYNTLHTLGSNNFLLQTHLVMLNISNNNIRTVGRNSLKGLDSLKILDLNNNNISEMDSAAFRHTSELEDLNLNGNSLTSLPNDLFRNLHRIRILKLSQNSLLEVPKSNLHLVPSLEDLELSENLIQEISHDSLPTLRSLVSLNLANNVIRTIKNEAFQRLPALLYLNLQGNNLTYVPTPALSHLSVLSYLILSRNPLEQLDNLAFRNLFELKTIDLRECTIAHVKSRAFDDNVNLEKIFLDRNHDLQRLPPRILHSARYLTTVSLRHCNLSNLEPTHFPVHGLNLLQIGGNPLICNCSLHWLWNVMHDIEERNASTLIIDRGEIICADEEFNGCLIVTAIIIIVIGYITRVKRRKRLFDSPSRPEILVYVEPTEDVTKCIPMYPSLQIDQNCVPILSSDSLHTLNGNQKRYNNTSHNALHYDERMDHNITNFTVDDFSNRSMNNSCLYGKCNKENIYGATDVTNLQNEPDVYNNSVYRMENSNNKISKARCAKDSNISDYDCVNDCEFYPPSMARSAKKPHVVFV, via the exons ATGGCGGCTTGCTCAAATCCATTTCCGGCGTTGCCGATAGCATTAATAATAACTTCCATTTCAATAACAACCATTAAAACAAGCAGTGATCTATGTCCCGTGATCTGTAAATGTGAAGATGAATTCCTACGTGCATCATGTGTTTATGCAAGTTTAGAAGTTGTACCAATTCAGTTGAATCCAGAAATTCATCATTTGGATCTATCCACTAATCGAATTGCAACTCTCAACTTGGGATTTGGTTTTTATGACAATCTGGAAAGTCTAGATCTGTCTTACAATACTTTACATACTTTGGGATCGAATAACTTTTTACTGCAAACACACTTGGTGATGTTAAATATCAGCAACAATAATATAAGGACTGTTGGCAGAAATTCTCTAAAAGGGCtagattcattaaaaattctcgatctcaataataataatatctcaGAAATGGATTCTGCGGCATTCCGTCACACGAGTGAATTAGAAGATCTAAATCTTAACGGTAATTCACTGACGAGTTTGCCTAATGATCTCTTCAGAAATTTACACAGAATACGTATTCTCAAATTGAGTCAAAACTCACTTCTTGAAGTGCCGAAATCTAATCTTCATCTAGTACCGAGCCTGGAGGATTTAGAACTATCAGAGaatttgattcaagaaatttcacATGATTCTTTGCCAACACTACGTTCACTCGTTTCACTTAACTTAGCCAATAATGTAATACGAACTATTAAGAACGAAGCATTTCAACGTTTACCAGCACTTCTATATCTCAATTTACAAGGAAATAATCTTACTTATGTACCAACACCCGCTCTATCACATTTAAGTGTCTTGTCATATTTGATTCTATCACGTAATCCACTTGAACAGTTAGACAACTTAGCATTCCGCAATCTATTCGAATTAAAAACCATAGACTTACGGGAATGTACAATTGCGCATGTTAAATCCCGTGCATTTGATGACAATGTCAatcttgagaaaatttttcttgatagAAATCATGATCTCCAACGTCTGCCACCTCGAATTTTACATTCAGCAAGATATTTAACAACTGTCTCACTACGTCATTGCAATCTTTCTAACCTTGAACCAACACACTTTCCAGTTCATGGTTTAAATCTTCTACAAATAGGTGGCAATCCGTTGATCTGCAATTGTTCACTACATTGGCTCTGGAATGTCATGCATGATATAGAGGAGCGTAATGCATCAACACTGATCATAGATCGCGGTGAAATAATTTGTGCGGACGAGGAATTCAATG GATGTTTAATAGTTActgcaattattattatagttattGGCTATATAACACGTGTCAAACGCCGTAAAAGACTATTTGATAGCCCAAGTCGTCCGGAGATATTGGTTTACGTTGAACCAACTGAAGATGTGACTAAATGTATTCCCATGTATCCATCACTGCAGATTGATCAGAATTGTGTGCCGATTTTATCAAGTGATAGTCTTCATACTCTCAATGGAAATCAAAAGAGATATAATAACACGTCCCATAATGCTCTACATTATGATGAGCGTATGGATCATAATATCACTAATTTTACAGTTGATGATTTTTCTAATAGATCAATGAAcaattcatgtttgtatggaaaatgtaataaagaaaatatttatggaGCGACTGACGTTACCAATCTACAAAATGAGCCCGACGTATATAATAATAGTGTTTACCGAatggaaaattcaaacaataaaatttctaaagcCAGGTGTGCTAAAGATAGTAATATAAGTGATTATGATTGCGTTAATGATTGTGAATTTTATCCACCATCTATGGCGAGATCAGCTAAAAAACCTCATGTTGTATTTGTCtaa